A window of Brevibacterium ihuae contains these coding sequences:
- the cysK gene encoding cysteine synthase A: protein MKIYNNVSELVGRTPLVKLGRASERTGAEIVGKLEFYNPANSVKDRIGVAMIDAAEASGDLKPGGTIVEATSGNTGIALAMIGASRGYRVVLTMPESMSKERRALLRAFGAELVLTPKAEGMKGAVAKAEEIGSADEAVLVRQFSNAANPQVHRETTGEEILADTDGQVDVFVSGIGTGGTITGAGRLLKERNPNIHIVAVEPEASALLSTGQAGPHMIQGIGANFVPDILDTEVYDEVIAVSNDDAFAKARQVATEEGLLVGISSGAAVTAAEKVASRPEFQGKRVVVIIPSFGERYLTTPLFSEYMD from the coding sequence TTGAAGATCTACAACAACGTCTCCGAGCTCGTCGGACGGACCCCGCTGGTCAAGCTCGGCCGCGCGAGCGAGCGGACCGGTGCCGAGATCGTCGGCAAGCTCGAGTTCTACAACCCGGCGAACTCGGTCAAGGACCGGATCGGCGTCGCGATGATCGACGCCGCCGAGGCCTCGGGCGACCTCAAGCCCGGCGGCACCATCGTCGAGGCGACCTCGGGCAACACCGGCATCGCGCTCGCGATGATCGGCGCCTCCCGCGGCTACCGCGTCGTCCTCACCATGCCGGAGTCGATGTCGAAGGAGCGCCGCGCGCTGCTCCGCGCATTCGGCGCCGAGCTCGTCCTCACCCCCAAGGCCGAGGGCATGAAGGGCGCCGTCGCCAAGGCCGAGGAGATCGGCTCCGCCGACGAGGCCGTGCTCGTCCGCCAGTTCTCCAACGCCGCCAACCCGCAGGTCCACCGCGAGACCACCGGTGAGGAGATCCTCGCCGACACCGACGGCCAGGTCGACGTCTTCGTGTCCGGCATCGGCACCGGCGGCACCATCACCGGTGCGGGCCGCCTCCTCAAGGAGAGGAACCCGAACATCCACATCGTCGCCGTCGAGCCGGAGGCCTCCGCCCTGCTGAGCACCGGTCAGGCAGGTCCGCACATGATCCAGGGGATCGGCGCGAACTTCGTCCCCGACATCCTCGACACCGAGGTCTACGACGAGGTCATCGCGGTGTCGAACGACGACGCCTTCGCCAAGGCCCGCCAGGTCGCCACCGAGGAGGGCCTCCTCGTGGGCATCTCCTCCGGCGCCGCCGTCACCGCCGCGGAGAAGGTCGCCTCCCGTCCCGAGTTCCAGGGCAAGCGCGTCGTGGTGATCATCCCGAGCTTCGGCGAGCGCTACCTCACCACCCCGCTGTTCTCCGAGTACATGGACTGA
- the ligA gene encoding NAD-dependent DNA ligase LigA, which produces MTRAEDAVSEEPGGEQSTGGTPGPADPRTGDVAEVDLSDASARARYAQELSATIEAHREAYFERDAPTVSDAEYDRLMVALRELEERFPELADDSSPTQTVGGAVDTSTFAEVRHLSRMYSLDNVFSIEELRAWRARTDKSVPAGTRFLCELKIDGLAVNLLYHDGELVRAATRGDGRTGEDITANVRTIADIPARLAAEFPPAEVEIRGEVFFPIERFTELNAALVEAGKAPFANPRNAAAGSLRQKDPQVTASRPLHMLVHGIAAWTPADPDHPEPSAQSEVYEQLREWGLPISEYYAVRTTEAEVEDFIAHAGEHRHDVIHEIDGVVVKVDDIGMQEELGYTSRAPRWAIAYKYPPEEVTTRLLDIQVQVGRTGRVTPFAVMEPVTVAGSTVSKATLHNAHEVRRKGVLIGDVVTIRKAGDVIPEVLGPVAAARTGDEREFVMPAECPSCGTGLREMREGDKDIRCPNARSCPSQVANRLFYLASRAALDIEALGEEAALALTQPVAPEEPPLRSEAQLFDLTAEDLADVEIERERRVKGEPTGEIERVKYFYTKPEFYVRGEKAGELKKPSVPRANTVTMLEEIAAARTRPLWRVLVALSIRHVGPTAARALAERFRSMEALRGASVEELAEVEGVGPTIAESVVEWFAVDWHREIVDTWERAGVAMADPEPEATGVPQTLAGLTIVATGSLEGFTRDGIKETITAAGGKAAGSVSKRTDYVVAGENAGSKLEKAESLGIPVLDETAFVALLAEGPSAAGDGRSGDADEDGERDGSAP; this is translated from the coding sequence ATGACACGCGCGGAGGATGCGGTGAGCGAGGAGCCGGGCGGGGAGCAGTCGACCGGCGGGACGCCGGGCCCGGCCGACCCCCGAACCGGCGATGTCGCCGAGGTCGATCTCAGCGACGCCTCGGCCCGCGCCCGGTACGCCCAGGAGCTCAGCGCGACGATCGAAGCGCACCGCGAAGCGTACTTCGAGCGCGATGCGCCGACGGTGTCGGATGCGGAGTACGACCGGCTCATGGTGGCCCTGCGGGAGCTCGAGGAGCGCTTCCCCGAGCTCGCCGACGACTCCTCGCCGACGCAGACCGTGGGCGGAGCCGTCGACACCTCGACCTTCGCGGAGGTCCGGCACCTGTCGCGGATGTACAGCCTCGACAACGTCTTCTCGATCGAGGAGCTGCGGGCGTGGCGGGCGCGCACCGACAAGTCCGTGCCCGCCGGCACCCGGTTCCTGTGCGAGCTCAAGATCGACGGACTCGCGGTCAACCTCCTCTATCACGACGGAGAGCTCGTGCGGGCCGCGACCCGCGGCGACGGCCGCACCGGCGAGGACATCACCGCGAACGTGCGGACGATCGCGGACATCCCGGCCCGGCTCGCCGCGGAGTTCCCGCCGGCGGAGGTCGAGATCCGCGGTGAGGTGTTCTTCCCCATCGAGCGCTTCACCGAGCTCAACGCCGCTCTCGTCGAGGCGGGGAAGGCGCCGTTCGCCAACCCGCGCAATGCCGCGGCCGGATCGCTGCGCCAGAAGGACCCGCAGGTCACCGCCTCGCGCCCGCTCCACATGCTCGTCCACGGGATCGCCGCCTGGACCCCTGCGGACCCGGACCACCCGGAGCCGTCGGCGCAGTCGGAGGTCTACGAGCAGCTGCGGGAGTGGGGACTGCCGATCAGCGAGTACTACGCGGTGCGCACGACGGAGGCCGAGGTCGAGGACTTCATCGCGCACGCCGGCGAGCACCGCCACGACGTGATCCACGAGATCGACGGGGTGGTCGTCAAGGTCGACGACATCGGTATGCAGGAGGAGCTCGGCTACACCTCCCGCGCACCGCGCTGGGCGATCGCCTACAAGTACCCGCCCGAGGAGGTCACCACCCGGCTGCTCGACATCCAGGTGCAGGTCGGCCGGACGGGGCGGGTGACCCCGTTCGCAGTGATGGAGCCGGTGACCGTCGCGGGCTCCACGGTGAGCAAGGCGACGCTCCACAACGCGCACGAGGTCAGGCGCAAGGGCGTGCTCATCGGCGACGTGGTGACGATCCGGAAGGCGGGGGACGTCATCCCCGAGGTGCTCGGGCCGGTGGCCGCAGCGCGCACCGGGGACGAACGGGAGTTCGTCATGCCCGCCGAGTGCCCCTCGTGCGGCACCGGGCTGCGCGAGATGCGCGAGGGCGACAAGGACATCCGGTGCCCGAACGCCCGGTCGTGCCCGTCCCAGGTGGCGAACCGGCTGTTCTACCTCGCTTCCCGCGCCGCGCTCGACATCGAGGCGCTGGGGGAGGAGGCCGCCCTCGCGCTCACGCAGCCCGTCGCCCCCGAGGAGCCGCCGCTGAGGAGCGAGGCGCAGCTGTTCGACCTCACCGCCGAGGACCTCGCCGACGTCGAGATCGAGCGGGAGAGGCGGGTCAAGGGGGAGCCGACCGGCGAGATCGAGCGGGTGAAGTACTTCTACACGAAGCCGGAGTTCTACGTCCGCGGGGAGAAGGCCGGTGAGCTCAAGAAGCCGTCCGTGCCGCGGGCGAACACCGTGACGATGCTCGAGGAGATCGCCGCGGCCAGGACCCGCCCGCTCTGGCGCGTGCTCGTCGCGCTGTCGATCCGGCACGTCGGGCCGACTGCGGCCCGGGCCCTCGCCGAGCGGTTCCGGTCGATGGAGGCGCTGCGCGGCGCCTCGGTCGAGGAGCTCGCCGAGGTCGAAGGGGTGGGTCCGACGATCGCGGAGAGCGTCGTCGAATGGTTCGCCGTGGACTGGCACCGGGAGATCGTCGACACCTGGGAGCGTGCCGGGGTCGCCATGGCCGACCCGGAGCCCGAGGCCACCGGCGTGCCCCAGACGCTCGCGGGACTGACGATCGTCGCCACCGGCAGCCTCGAGGGGTTCACCCGGGACGGGATCAAGGAGACGATCACCGCGGCCGGCGGGAAGGCGGCCGGTTCGGTGTCGAAGAGGACGGACTACGTCGTCGCCGGGGAGAATGCCGGCTCGAAGCTCGAGAAGGCCGAATCCCTCGGGATCCCCGTGCTCGACGAGACCGCGTTCGTCGCACTCCTCGCCGAGGGGCCGTCCGCGGCCGGGGACGGTCGGTCCGGCGACGCGGACGAGGACGGGGAACGAGACGGCTCTGCGCCGTGA
- a CDS encoding DUF4870 domain-containing protein codes for MQHPAGHASGRTGALGWWLGLISLFGFFILGNIFGIIATAIVHNTHARDSLTARLNTRNALNWSISFGLYTLVLVGVHILLLYLLGDEPQYNGQFFPIGVAMVTWSVIGIYHVIGSIVCAVRAGQGKVAMLPGALPFVRRPR; via the coding sequence GTGCAGCATCCGGCCGGGCACGCATCGGGGAGGACCGGGGCGCTCGGGTGGTGGCTCGGCCTCATCAGCCTGTTCGGCTTCTTCATCCTCGGCAACATCTTCGGCATCATCGCCACGGCGATCGTGCACAACACCCACGCGCGCGACTCGCTGACCGCCCGGCTCAACACCCGGAACGCCCTCAACTGGTCGATCAGCTTCGGCCTCTACACGCTCGTGCTCGTGGGCGTGCACATCCTCCTGCTCTACCTCCTGGGCGACGAGCCGCAGTACAACGGACAGTTCTTCCCCATCGGGGTCGCCATGGTCACCTGGTCGGTGATCGGCATCTATCACGTCATCGGATCGATCGTCTGCGCCGTGAGGGCAGGTCAGGGGAAGGTCGCGATGCTCCCCGGTGCCCTGCCCTTCGTGCGCCGTCCCCGCTGA
- the gatA gene encoding Asp-tRNA(Asn)/Glu-tRNA(Gln) amidotransferase subunit GatA, whose protein sequence is MADTTADLTRRTAVELAAGLRAGEFSSTEVTRAHLDRIEQVEGTVHSFITVTGDVALATAAEVDRKRAAGEDLHPFAGVPVTHKDLVVTSGITTTAGSKILADWVPPYDGTVYRRTKEAGLPLLGKTNLDEFAMGSSTEHSAFGNTTNPWDTTKVPGGSSGGAAASVAAFETPFSVGTDTGGSVRQPAAFTGTVGVKPTYGSVSRYGVIAMASSLDQVGPVARTVADAAALHQILAGHDPHDSTSLPGDVPDFLGAAQQGASGGALSGVRLGVIRQLAGDGYQEGVSAEFRAALDLAASQGAEIVEVDCPSIGYALDAYYLIMPSEVSSNLARYDGMRFGLRVEPDAGPVTAETVMAATRAAGFGAEVKRRIILGTYALSAGYYDAYYGSAQKVRTLVQRDFAAAFEQADVLVSPTAPTTAFGFGAEKSPDPMALYLGDVATIPANLAGIPGMSLPAGLSDGLPVGFQLLAPAHEDVRLYRIGAALESALDSARGHTLLAQAPEL, encoded by the coding sequence ATGGCCGACACCACCGCCGACCTCACGCGCCGCACCGCCGTCGAGCTCGCCGCCGGCCTCCGCGCCGGCGAGTTCTCCTCGACCGAGGTCACCCGCGCCCACCTCGACCGCATCGAGCAGGTCGAGGGGACCGTCCACTCCTTCATCACCGTCACCGGCGACGTGGCGCTGGCGACCGCCGCCGAGGTCGACCGCAAGCGGGCGGCCGGCGAGGACCTCCACCCGTTCGCGGGGGTCCCGGTCACCCACAAGGACCTCGTCGTCACCTCCGGGATCACGACGACCGCCGGGTCGAAGATCCTCGCTGACTGGGTGCCGCCCTACGACGGCACGGTCTACCGCCGGACGAAGGAGGCCGGACTCCCGCTCCTCGGCAAGACCAACCTCGACGAGTTCGCCATGGGCTCCTCGACGGAGCACTCGGCCTTCGGCAACACGACGAACCCCTGGGACACCACCAAGGTGCCGGGCGGCTCCTCCGGCGGTGCCGCGGCCTCCGTCGCCGCCTTCGAGACCCCGTTCTCCGTCGGCACCGACACCGGCGGGTCCGTCCGGCAGCCCGCCGCCTTCACCGGCACCGTGGGCGTCAAGCCGACCTACGGCTCGGTCTCCCGCTACGGCGTCATCGCGATGGCCTCGAGCCTCGACCAGGTGGGCCCCGTCGCGCGCACCGTCGCCGACGCGGCCGCCCTCCACCAGATCCTCGCCGGCCACGACCCGCACGACTCGACGTCGCTGCCCGGCGACGTGCCCGACTTCCTCGGCGCCGCTCAGCAGGGAGCCTCCGGCGGTGCGCTCTCCGGCGTGCGCCTCGGCGTCATCCGGCAGCTCGCCGGCGACGGCTACCAGGAGGGAGTGAGCGCCGAGTTCCGCGCCGCCCTCGACCTCGCCGCATCCCAGGGCGCCGAGATCGTCGAGGTCGACTGCCCGTCGATCGGCTACGCCCTCGACGCGTACTACCTCATCATGCCCTCGGAGGTGTCCTCGAACCTCGCCCGCTACGACGGCATGCGCTTCGGCCTGCGCGTCGAGCCGGACGCCGGTCCGGTCACCGCCGAGACCGTCATGGCCGCCACCCGTGCGGCCGGGTTCGGGGCGGAGGTCAAGCGCCGCATCATCCTCGGCACCTACGCGCTGTCGGCGGGCTACTACGACGCCTACTACGGCTCGGCGCAGAAGGTCCGCACGCTCGTACAGCGCGACTTCGCCGCCGCGTTCGAGCAGGCCGATGTGCTCGTCTCGCCCACGGCCCCGACCACGGCGTTCGGGTTCGGCGCGGAGAAGAGCCCCGACCCCATGGCGCTCTACCTCGGCGACGTCGCGACGATCCCGGCGAACCTCGCCGGCATCCCGGGGATGTCGCTGCCCGCCGGGCTCTCCGACGGCCTGCCCGTGGGGTTCCAGCTCCTCGCCCCCGCCCACGAGGACGTCCGCCTCTACCGGATCGGCGCCGCTCTCGAATCCGCCCTCGACTCCGCCCGCGGCCACACTCTGCTCGCGCAGGCACCGGAACTGTGA
- the gatC gene encoding Asp-tRNA(Asn)/Glu-tRNA(Gln) amidotransferase subunit GatC: MSEKSALTSAEVAHLADLSRIAMSEDELTRMAGDLNSILTHVARVSEVATPEVPATSHPIALSNVLREDVVGETLTNEQALSGAPESQDAKFLVPQILGED, translated from the coding sequence ATGTCGGAGAAGTCCGCTCTCACTTCCGCGGAGGTCGCCCACCTGGCCGATCTCTCCCGGATCGCGATGAGCGAGGACGAGCTCACGCGCATGGCCGGCGACCTCAACTCGATCCTCACCCACGTGGCCCGCGTGTCCGAGGTCGCCACCCCCGAGGTCCCGGCCACGTCCCACCCCATCGCGCTGTCCAACGTCCTCCGCGAGGACGTCGTCGGGGAGACCCTGACGAACGAGCAGGCGCTGTCCGGAGCACCGGAGTCGCAGGACGCGAAGTTCCTCGTCCCTCAGATCCTCGGGGAGGACTGA
- a CDS encoding class I SAM-dependent methyltransferase: MTRNRFEAGAERYARFRPSYPPELAAHLAEAARRSVAASGSADDAELCALDVGCGTGQLTRGLAEHFTRVIGADPSADQLSRATAHPRITYVRAPAEALPAADASVHLVAAAQAAHWFDLDAFYSEVRRVAAPHAVLALVSYGVIETPPEFAPMFDRFYTEGIGPFWPPERRHVDAGYATLAFPFPELPMSDLAIVRDLALDDFLGYVSTWTAVHAAAEAGRDDVFAAFAADLRALWGDPARRHTFRWPLRGRLGRV; encoded by the coding sequence ATGACCCGGAACCGGTTCGAGGCCGGAGCCGAGCGCTACGCTCGGTTCCGGCCTTCGTACCCTCCGGAGCTCGCCGCCCACCTCGCGGAGGCGGCTCGCCGGTCTGTTGCCGCCTCCGGCTCTGCGGACGACGCGGAGCTCTGCGCTCTCGACGTCGGCTGCGGGACCGGACAGCTGACGCGCGGCCTCGCGGAGCACTTCACCCGTGTCATCGGCGCCGACCCGAGCGCCGATCAGCTGTCCCGCGCCACCGCGCACCCGCGCATCACCTATGTCCGAGCGCCCGCCGAGGCGCTGCCCGCCGCGGATGCCTCCGTCCACCTCGTCGCCGCCGCGCAGGCCGCTCACTGGTTCGATCTCGACGCCTTCTACTCCGAGGTCAGGCGGGTCGCGGCACCGCACGCCGTCCTCGCCCTCGTGAGCTACGGCGTGATCGAGACGCCGCCGGAGTTCGCTCCCATGTTCGATCGCTTCTACACGGAGGGGATCGGTCCGTTCTGGCCGCCGGAGCGCCGTCACGTCGACGCGGGCTACGCGACCCTCGCCTTCCCGTTCCCCGAGCTCCCGATGTCGGACCTCGCCATCGTCCGCGATCTCGCGCTCGACGACTTCCTCGGCTACGTGTCGACGTGGACGGCGGTGCACGCCGCCGCCGAGGCCGGCCGGGACGACGTGTTCGCCGCCTTCGCCGCCGACCTCCGTGCCCTCTGGGGCGACCCGGCCCGCAGGCACACGTTCCGCTGGCCGCTCCGCGGGCGCCTCGGCCGGGTGTGA
- the def gene encoding peptide deformylase — MAIHPIVVYTEPVLHRRAEPVTDFGEELQTLIADMFETLAASKGVGLAAPQIGVGKQVFVYDADDEAAGIRRRGVFVNPVLVASKIEDSRPDPDADSEGCLSVPGLDFPLKRAHRVTVSGRDEAGEPISLAVEGWFARIMQHEFDHLQGTLYVDRLDARWSKKWKRARKEYGYDEEGISWLPGTDPDPFGH, encoded by the coding sequence ATGGCCATTCATCCCATCGTCGTCTACACCGAGCCCGTGCTCCACCGCCGGGCCGAGCCCGTCACCGACTTCGGCGAGGAGCTGCAGACGCTCATCGCCGACATGTTCGAGACCCTCGCCGCCTCGAAGGGGGTGGGCCTCGCAGCCCCGCAGATCGGCGTCGGGAAACAGGTGTTCGTCTATGACGCCGACGACGAGGCCGCCGGGATCCGGCGGCGCGGCGTGTTCGTCAACCCGGTCCTCGTCGCCTCGAAGATCGAGGACTCCCGTCCGGACCCCGACGCCGATTCCGAGGGGTGCCTGTCGGTCCCGGGCCTCGACTTCCCGCTCAAGCGGGCGCACCGGGTGACGGTCTCGGGAAGGGATGAGGCCGGTGAGCCGATCAGCCTCGCCGTCGAGGGCTGGTTCGCCCGGATCATGCAGCACGAGTTCGACCATCTCCAGGGAACGCTCTACGTCGACCGGCTCGATGCCCGCTGGTCGAAGAAGTGGAAGCGCGCCCGGAAGGAGTACGGGTACGACGAGGAAGGGATCTCCTGGCTGCCGGGGACCGACCCGGATCCGTTCGGCCACTGA
- the gatB gene encoding Asp-tRNA(Asn)/Glu-tRNA(Gln) amidotransferase subunit GatB yields the protein MKYADAIAKYDPVIGIEVHVELGTATKMFDAAPNTFGGGPNTNVTPVSLGLPGALPAVNGRAVEYAVRIGLALGCEIAESCRFARKNYFYPDVPKNFQTSQYDEPIAFDGEVEVELADGELVTVPIERAHMEEDAGKNTHVGGSAGRIHGAQHSLVDYNRAGVPLVEIVTHPITGTGERAPEVASAYVRTLRDIFKALGVSEARMEQGNVRADVNVSLRPSPDAPLGTRTETKNVNSFRSIERAVRFEITRQAEILEAGGSVLQETRHFHEDTGETSSGRVKSDADDYRYFPEPDLVPVEPARDWVEEIRSTLPELPAQRRRRLLREWGFSELEMRDVINAGLLDPIEETVAAGASPAAARKWWTGEIARLAKQDDVEPTRIATPVQVAELTGLVDAGKLNDKLARKVLGGVAAGEGSPAEVMSARGLEIVEDTGALEAAVDQAIADNPDVVEKIRGGKMQAIGALMGPIMKATRGQADAGKAREMIMAKIGG from the coding sequence ATGAAGTACGCAGACGCAATCGCGAAATACGATCCGGTCATCGGCATCGAGGTCCACGTCGAGCTCGGCACCGCGACCAAGATGTTCGACGCCGCCCCCAACACCTTCGGCGGGGGACCGAACACCAACGTCACCCCGGTGTCCCTCGGCCTGCCCGGAGCGCTGCCGGCGGTCAACGGCCGGGCGGTGGAGTACGCGGTGAGGATCGGCCTCGCGCTCGGCTGCGAGATCGCCGAATCGTGCCGCTTCGCCCGGAAGAACTACTTCTACCCGGACGTGCCGAAGAACTTCCAGACCTCCCAGTACGACGAGCCGATCGCGTTCGACGGCGAGGTCGAGGTCGAGCTCGCCGACGGCGAGCTCGTCACCGTGCCCATCGAGCGCGCGCACATGGAGGAGGACGCCGGCAAGAACACCCACGTCGGCGGTTCGGCCGGCCGGATCCACGGCGCCCAGCACTCCCTCGTCGACTACAACCGGGCCGGGGTGCCGCTCGTCGAGATCGTCACCCACCCCATCACCGGCACCGGGGAGCGCGCTCCCGAGGTCGCCTCGGCCTACGTCCGCACCCTCCGCGACATCTTCAAGGCGCTCGGCGTGTCCGAGGCGCGGATGGAGCAGGGCAATGTGCGCGCCGACGTCAACGTGTCGCTGCGTCCCTCGCCCGATGCTCCGCTCGGCACCCGGACGGAGACGAAGAACGTCAACTCGTTCCGGTCGATCGAGCGGGCCGTCCGCTTCGAGATCACCCGGCAGGCCGAGATCCTCGAGGCCGGCGGGTCGGTTCTCCAGGAGACCCGGCACTTCCACGAGGACACCGGGGAGACCTCCTCGGGCCGCGTGAAGTCCGACGCCGATGACTACCGGTACTTCCCTGAGCCCGACCTCGTGCCCGTCGAGCCCGCGCGCGACTGGGTCGAGGAGATCCGCAGCACTCTGCCCGAGCTGCCCGCGCAGCGGCGCCGTCGGCTCTTGAGGGAGTGGGGCTTCTCCGAGCTCGAGATGCGCGATGTCATCAACGCCGGCCTGCTCGACCCGATCGAGGAGACGGTGGCCGCCGGCGCCTCCCCGGCCGCCGCGCGCAAGTGGTGGACCGGCGAGATCGCCCGCCTCGCCAAGCAGGACGACGTCGAGCCCACCCGGATCGCCACCCCGGTCCAGGTCGCCGAGCTCACCGGGCTCGTCGACGCCGGGAAGCTCAACGACAAGCTCGCCCGGAAGGTGCTCGGCGGGGTCGCCGCCGGCGAGGGTTCCCCGGCCGAGGTGATGTCCGCCCGCGGACTCGAGATCGTCGAGGACACCGGAGCGCTCGAAGCGGCGGTCGACCAGGCGATCGCGGACAACCCCGACGTCGTCGAGAAGATCAGGGGCGGCAAGATGCAGGCGATCGGCGCCCTCATGGGCCCGATCATGAAGGCCACCCGCGGCCAGGCCGATGCCGGGAAGGCGCGCGAGATGATCATGGCAAAGATCGGCGGCTGA
- the epsC gene encoding serine O-acetyltransferase EpsC, translating into MSLLTRIAVGTVGTAAVAAAFAATRPAVRATVREDLDNARRRDPAVHSDLVTLISYPGLHAIWAHRGLHKLWQHPSGKVPARLLSQVVRTLTGVEIHPGATIGRRFFIDHANGIVVGETAEIGDDVMLYQQVTLGGTSMEQEKRHPTLGNDVLVGAGAKVIGPVTVGDGSSVGANAVVVKDVPPNSIAVGVPATIKQPAGVTRPHGGEFELVDPAIWI; encoded by the coding sequence ATGTCTCTCCTGACCAGGATCGCCGTCGGCACCGTCGGCACCGCCGCCGTGGCCGCGGCCTTCGCCGCAACGCGCCCCGCGGTGCGGGCCACCGTGCGCGAGGATCTCGACAACGCCCGACGCCGTGACCCGGCGGTGCACAGCGATCTCGTCACCCTCATCAGCTATCCGGGTCTCCATGCGATCTGGGCGCACCGCGGTCTCCACAAGCTGTGGCAGCACCCCTCCGGCAAGGTCCCCGCACGTCTGCTCTCGCAGGTCGTGCGCACCCTCACCGGGGTGGAGATCCATCCGGGCGCGACGATCGGCCGCCGCTTCTTCATCGACCACGCCAACGGCATCGTCGTCGGCGAGACCGCGGAGATCGGCGACGACGTCATGCTCTACCAGCAGGTCACGCTCGGCGGGACCTCGATGGAGCAGGAGAAGCGCCATCCGACTCTCGGCAACGACGTGCTCGTCGGGGCCGGCGCCAAGGTCATCGGCCCGGTGACGGTGGGTGACGGCTCGTCCGTCGGTGCGAACGCGGTGGTCGTCAAGGACGTCCCGCCGAACTCGATCGCCGTCGGCGTGCCGGCGACGATCAAGCAGCCGGCCGGGGTGACCCGGCCCCACGGCGGCGAGTTCGAGCTCGTCGACCCGGCGATCTGGATCTGA